The Leptospira stimsonii genome has a window encoding:
- a CDS encoding TolC family protein → MRSSLICVFIIFHLSFLFGIYAESSQDSVGFLTGLNSKEESGSQPKLILSLKRAEELFLRNNLSLLVKRLEVDASKAEILQARLWDNPILSLDQNVYNQNTGRYLDTSKNGQTAIQIEQLFVLAGKRDKRIRLAQWRTNSSEQDFYDLLRTLKLELRVNFYKLFYLKKSLEFFDENIKSIRKTIKSSKAVYKNRDILLSEVLRLKSILFRLETDRSEIVSGIVEKENILKMLINEPEYMESTLEVEIIDLEETQNPILAKTGQELLLIALEKRPDLKALEFSIKAEQTNLALQKSLAIPDLKLGGNWDRAGNYINNYYGITVSMALPTFDRNQGNIKESELILASKKASYEEKALRIRSEVLSATGKAKEKERLLLEYKDSFTKDYQNLAGLMIENYRKKYLTILEFADFFESYSDSFLKMIRLQSDRIESLESVNFTLGSTVLEIGK, encoded by the coding sequence ATGCGTAGTTCGCTCATTTGTGTATTTATTATATTCCATCTTTCATTTTTATTCGGAATCTATGCCGAAAGTTCTCAAGACTCGGTCGGATTTTTAACGGGACTAAATTCAAAGGAAGAATCGGGATCTCAACCTAAATTGATCCTTTCCCTTAAAAGAGCAGAAGAACTTTTCTTGAGAAATAATTTGTCCTTATTAGTAAAACGTCTGGAAGTCGACGCTTCTAAGGCCGAGATCCTACAGGCTCGACTTTGGGACAATCCGATTCTTTCCTTAGATCAAAACGTGTACAATCAGAATACAGGCCGATATCTTGATACATCCAAGAACGGGCAAACGGCTATTCAGATTGAACAGCTCTTCGTACTTGCGGGGAAGCGGGACAAAAGAATTAGATTAGCTCAGTGGAGAACAAACAGCTCGGAACAAGACTTCTATGATCTTCTCAGAACATTAAAGTTGGAATTAAGAGTCAATTTCTACAAGTTATTCTATCTAAAAAAGTCCCTCGAATTTTTCGATGAGAATATTAAATCGATCCGAAAGACGATTAAAAGTTCTAAGGCAGTGTATAAGAATCGGGATATACTTCTCTCAGAAGTTTTAAGGCTCAAATCGATCCTCTTTCGCTTAGAAACCGATAGATCCGAGATTGTCAGCGGAATAGTTGAAAAAGAGAATATTCTAAAAATGTTAATCAATGAACCGGAGTATATGGAATCCACGTTAGAAGTCGAAATCATCGACTTGGAGGAAACGCAAAATCCGATCCTTGCTAAAACCGGTCAGGAACTTCTTCTGATTGCCCTCGAAAAAAGACCGGATCTCAAGGCATTGGAGTTTTCGATCAAAGCGGAGCAGACAAACCTCGCACTTCAAAAATCACTCGCCATCCCGGACTTAAAACTAGGTGGGAATTGGGATCGCGCCGGGAATTACATCAATAACTACTACGGAATCACCGTTTCCATGGCACTACCAACTTTTGATCGAAATCAAGGAAACATAAAGGAATCGGAATTAATTCTCGCATCTAAAAAAGCTTCCTATGAAGAAAAGGCGCTCCGTATCCGTTCGGAAGTTCTTTCCGCAACTGGAAAAGCAAAGGAAAAGGAAAGACTGCTCTTAGAATATAAGGATTCCTTCACAAAAGACTATCAGAATCTTGCGGGACTTATGATCGAGAATTATCGAAAGAAATATCTTACAATTTTGGAGTTTGCCGATTTTTTCGAGTCGTATAGCGATAGCTTTTTGAAGATGATTCGTTTACAATCCGATAGAATCGAAAGTTTAGAATCCGTTAATTTCACGTTAGGAAGTACCGTATTGGAGATCGGAAAATGA
- a CDS encoding transposase produces the protein MSGAYSFLTFRTKPNPTSHPFLRNVFGAEISTAHVRSGKLKYIQTPSPSALKSSKSLSAKDRFNQKFPHLNTDYYTQITKNLLSTLYPKSCPDCKITLSKEVSTRENVIRCPECNYLDSRTSGTPLEHLKLPLWVFSYLLIESIELFPLGLSASAICRKLSVSKNTGTLLKRRLQIFLSDLIPFIKDEMVKDLKKAWKGKKLPESGDLKPFIEGKPVVHTDTLALFSASQRANGYRKRFKHKGQTASIFLTDSVAEEKGKYQIGTLVHTLAIKGGPVILSSVPDQKQKTLQPLFAFLPEDVPLFADEGIPWMERYNKNFRSINHSKRAKDTKRNVWARNRWSENGIHTQVAEGTQRSIKYSFLASYSYIRPENSILYLNEYSALKGIRVYGLERLVGKKKLGLLRNVGKGFVEIPFLHFAQRKQRSPTFPAESPRLHCIATRSM, from the coding sequence ATGTCAGGTGCATATTCCTTTCTTACATTTCGCACAAAGCCAAATCCCACCTCCCATCCGTTTCTTCGAAACGTCTTCGGAGCTGAGATTTCTACAGCTCATGTAAGAAGCGGAAAACTAAAATATATCCAAACTCCTTCACCTTCAGCACTCAAATCCTCTAAATCACTTTCAGCCAAGGATCGCTTTAACCAAAAGTTTCCTCACTTAAACACAGATTATTATACTCAGATTACTAAGAACCTGCTTTCTACTCTCTATCCTAAAAGTTGTCCTGACTGTAAAATTACTCTTAGCAAAGAAGTTTCCACGCGAGAGAATGTGATTCGCTGTCCTGAATGTAACTATTTAGATTCAAGGACTTCTGGAACTCCCTTAGAACATTTAAAACTACCGTTGTGGGTGTTCTCTTATCTTCTCATTGAATCGATTGAACTCTTTCCATTAGGTTTATCTGCTTCAGCTATTTGTAGAAAACTATCAGTTTCTAAGAACACAGGAACACTGTTAAAAAGAAGACTTCAGATCTTCTTAAGTGATCTAATCCCTTTCATTAAAGATGAGATGGTAAAGGACCTAAAGAAGGCTTGGAAGGGTAAAAAACTGCCAGAATCAGGGGATTTGAAGCCTTTTATCGAAGGAAAGCCAGTTGTTCATACAGATACTTTAGCATTGTTCTCTGCTTCTCAAAGAGCCAATGGATATCGAAAAAGGTTTAAACACAAAGGTCAAACAGCTTCTATCTTTTTAACTGATTCCGTTGCTGAAGAGAAAGGAAAGTATCAGATCGGAACTTTAGTTCATACTCTTGCGATTAAGGGTGGTCCGGTAATCCTTTCATCTGTTCCTGATCAAAAGCAGAAAACACTTCAGCCTCTCTTTGCTTTCTTACCGGAAGATGTTCCTTTATTTGCGGATGAAGGAATTCCTTGGATGGAAAGATACAACAAGAACTTTAGAAGTATTAATCATTCTAAAAGAGCTAAAGATACAAAGAGAAATGTCTGGGCGCGAAATCGTTGGTCAGAGAATGGAATTCATACTCAAGTTGCTGAAGGAACTCAAAGAAGTATTAAGTATTCTTTTCTCGCTTCTTACAGTTACATTCGACCAGAGAATAGTATCCTTTATCTAAATGAATATTCCGCTTTGAAAGGAATTCGAGTCTATGGTTTAGAAAGACTCGTTGGAAAGAAGAAGTTAGGATTATTGCGGAATGTAGGGAAGGGATTTGTAGAGATTCCTTTCTTACATTTCGCACAACGCAAACAGCGGAGTCCGACCTTTCCTGCGGAAAGTCCTCGGCTCCACTGTATTGCAACCCGCTCCATGTAA
- a CDS encoding RHS repeat-associated core domain-containing protein: protein MKFEQTTITRRNLFKIAFIALIAFSSIAAFPFFQMFSLAGPSSETGIPQPLPEVTVDSFGNANAAIPIQVPKGTKDITPSLEIEYNSLQNDGLIGGGWDLSGLLTISLDPSEGIHNDGGDSYVSFAGKLVQTSPGVYHTKIESFFQFKKLSDSWVVQDRNGVSYYFGEDGSSENPNSNATLRNLSGNSRIWALNRVRDLNGNGYNIKYQAYSSSNGTPIPERIEYNRGNTVILFEDEDRSDAIESNFLNLQSKLSKRLHSISVTQKQDDGSVVESERYTFNYNNNFFDKKNRLVSLDRKNYGSISFNYNNDSPNPSASLTSKSSPSAIDMSYRFENLALKPDCDFANAVCACSSSAACMALSGGFAGLVCASYINSIGDMCQNGMVSSQTFLATFERDKAPEPVWISGNKGENSLRRYSPANPSNSIPVSPSDLKFTFNEKSKVLQGDIDGDLKTDFIVLENNNSFLKIMTTRNGDFVTELSIRSILGSNANSYQGLIDLNADGKSDFVQTDDSNNFLIYLSNGTGLNSSPISLSIPGIGSSFRQFVDMDSDGIADYVRLSDNPDGSKNLNISYLRYSSGSFSIRTNTSSNISVSGTEGDRFLADSNGDGYLDLITFSSDALYVYLSDGHTLKSPLSFPVSYGTPFKEVSSSGANSKRYSMRDINWDGAADRISLINNGFQIDLFNPITGSFDSTFEVSNDGSQVTQYDVNWDGNVDSVSFYTFFFNGTGFHVKNGSDDTNTDVVFDYNETTPVPPNPALLASDRDAIYSNYVNTKAFADVDGDNKADFIRFLNGTIYVSYSRSKNNALFYSNGGDSSFSASSFSLAYDTNQDGRADFVGFRSSKKDLVVPTLVNNLPSFERNSTAHANFVNIDYVETAFSRKISHGLLTDILGTQEKGIQISYANTYDFSNSSVANAINFNSFGTFIRPNITPYSVATNVYSQVANGYGEAESYIFENGRMYVQDQDNQSMLGFAKVTSANSRTGEKQISLYQGANLYFAGLETKRDNYLNNLLMNSSIYSFTSLASPFGTTNVRKTQSLETKYQDGVIQMSSQTDFTYDSYNNVLSKVTQIDSDPSLTLRENTSYNVSLADWVLGEVTQIQKFQGGNLSSQIEFLYSNHLPTDRKTLIKSATTQYSIQSYLTYDGFGNPTSMQDPNGTIYTIEYDLITHNYPIKITSSLGFEIRKTYDYVFGKNLLITDANSNTSEKSYDFYGRDIGLKYPGESDWSEITEYIQTGNPSGEKVKRTIQDPKTGISWTLETHDPYGRTIKTERLITDAVVFTQDTLYNSNGTVSSKTEPYLGTVPFLTTNLTYDLENKVVRTSDTSGKVSDISYSGFIITTLTSINGTQIETQSEVKNQLNQLVSKVRNGKSIGYAYNAQGKISRITDPEGKNVTISYDLLGNKLAQTTPDTGTTTFINSRSGKTIEQRDANGSYSTFLYDSLDRLTRITGTHSNGSTQSIQLNYDEPTSINGKGKLTSVIDTIGRTEFDYDSRGNQTKIKKYLNQEDLTLIFLKEYDFGNRPTSITYPDGTAIHNQYTVGGYLTSVTMDTADGSSAGHSVVNYAGPLMENGKFKVVRSVGNGVQTNIYFDPVLRRPTEIVSGLDADIYESLKYEYDLAGNIIKIEDLRNPGRTQNFQYDQYNRVTNASGKYGSEDYQYSDAGNLIKKGASTYSYNGSNAHAVTQIVSAQGTQNYAYDSSGLMTNRDGDTLEYDPMGKLQRILTKDGEAMTFAYDYKGSRIRKSKQSDASSVVSIDGLYEISLRPGFTPIHTVYIKGLEDEIVSQVSLQNVSLLTDANLFKKDTEIASIIFSPKESLCKGISIDCFQYYKNRFTNKENHPAAISWIFDIRDGRVGNHFRLGIMSLFGIFVIGFVGMVFYGTPKFGNLKPTQAGVTPILILSVFMSFNFFSCGLLPGTGSKNGDPPWVVLPSTIPVDTPSVANSGTGGSGSNPGGNPVPGMIFFHPNHLGSITMATNGAGKPISGGSAAGTSYVSYKPYGDILRTDSYGPDVFRYKYAGQEEDKETGLLFYKSRYYDPSLGRFLQSDSVINPKSISGNNLFMYVDGNPLQYNDPTGNNAWIHMLNRIIGHMIGKHFGDRGIASRFFRGSDIGRAITSAYGRLRHFNASSWFNKELSQVKQFINNPGYALSHSDVYGKFMSETYYHGILNFAKDPAYALQHSDFGRALHSAWNIYRDFGDDVVRFYKEDIFTVRIYTHSGYLLSRSDIGTSIGSTSKQWDIAIKGILGIVGLALLAEVAGMAAVLTIEQETFAFAAGEIYTSIQAYCSDKENMFLCRGF from the coding sequence ATGAAATTTGAACAAACAACGATTACTCGAAGAAATCTTTTTAAAATAGCTTTTATCGCCTTAATTGCTTTTTCAAGTATAGCCGCTTTTCCCTTTTTTCAGATGTTCTCACTTGCAGGGCCGAGTTCAGAAACAGGGATTCCTCAACCACTTCCCGAAGTTACAGTTGATAGTTTTGGAAATGCAAACGCAGCGATTCCGATTCAAGTCCCTAAGGGAACGAAGGACATAACACCTTCTTTGGAGATCGAATATAACTCTCTGCAAAATGATGGTTTAATTGGCGGAGGTTGGGATCTTTCGGGACTGCTAACAATTTCTCTCGATCCGTCGGAAGGAATTCACAATGACGGGGGAGATTCTTACGTTAGTTTCGCAGGTAAGCTTGTCCAAACTTCCCCAGGTGTTTATCATACGAAAATTGAATCCTTTTTTCAGTTTAAGAAATTATCCGATTCTTGGGTCGTTCAAGATCGAAATGGAGTCAGTTATTATTTTGGCGAAGATGGATCTTCAGAGAACCCAAATTCAAATGCTACTCTGCGTAACTTAAGTGGTAATTCTCGCATATGGGCTTTGAATCGCGTTCGAGATCTGAATGGAAACGGCTATAATATTAAATACCAAGCATATAGTTCTTCAAATGGAACTCCGATTCCAGAAAGAATCGAGTATAATCGAGGAAATACCGTTATTCTTTTTGAAGACGAAGATCGAAGCGATGCCATTGAATCTAATTTCTTAAATCTACAATCAAAATTAAGCAAACGCCTTCATTCTATTTCTGTAACTCAGAAACAAGACGATGGAAGTGTTGTCGAGTCGGAGAGATATACTTTCAACTACAACAATAACTTTTTTGATAAGAAGAATCGTTTAGTTAGTCTTGATCGTAAAAACTACGGTTCGATATCTTTTAACTACAACAACGATTCTCCCAATCCATCGGCAAGTTTGACGTCAAAGTCTTCTCCTTCGGCAATCGATATGAGCTATCGCTTTGAAAATTTAGCTCTTAAACCAGATTGCGATTTTGCCAATGCTGTTTGTGCTTGTTCTTCCAGTGCGGCTTGTATGGCTCTTTCAGGAGGATTTGCTGGATTGGTATGCGCGTCATATATAAATTCAATTGGGGATATGTGCCAGAATGGAATGGTTAGTAGTCAAACATTTCTTGCAACATTTGAGAGAGACAAGGCGCCTGAGCCTGTTTGGATCTCTGGCAATAAAGGTGAAAATAGTTTACGAAGATATTCGCCAGCTAATCCAAGTAATTCGATTCCAGTTTCTCCAAGTGATTTGAAATTTACCTTTAACGAAAAGTCCAAGGTTCTCCAAGGTGACATCGACGGTGATTTGAAAACAGATTTTATTGTATTAGAAAATAATAATTCATTTCTGAAAATAATGACTACCCGGAATGGTGATTTTGTTACAGAATTATCAATACGATCAATCTTAGGTTCAAATGCTAACTCTTATCAAGGATTAATCGATTTGAATGCGGATGGTAAAAGTGATTTCGTACAGACCGACGATTCAAATAATTTTCTTATTTATCTCTCAAATGGAACTGGTTTGAATTCAAGCCCAATTTCGCTTAGCATACCAGGAATAGGTTCCTCTTTTCGCCAGTTTGTAGATATGGATTCAGATGGAATTGCTGATTATGTAAGACTTTCCGATAATCCTGATGGAAGTAAGAATCTGAATATTTCATATTTGAGATACTCTTCAGGTTCATTTTCTATTCGAACAAATACTTCGAGTAATATATCTGTTTCTGGAACGGAAGGGGATCGATTTCTTGCGGATTCCAATGGCGATGGTTATTTAGATTTGATCACATTTTCGAGCGATGCTCTTTATGTTTATCTTTCGGACGGTCACACTTTAAAGTCACCTTTGAGTTTTCCTGTGAGTTACGGAACACCTTTCAAAGAGGTATCCAGTTCAGGAGCAAACAGCAAACGATACTCGATGAGAGATATTAATTGGGATGGGGCAGCTGATCGAATTTCGCTGATCAACAACGGATTTCAAATTGATCTCTTTAATCCGATCACGGGATCTTTTGATTCAACTTTTGAGGTTTCGAACGATGGTTCTCAAGTTACTCAATACGATGTGAACTGGGATGGTAATGTAGATTCGGTTTCTTTTTATACGTTCTTCTTTAATGGAACCGGATTTCATGTAAAAAATGGATCTGACGACACCAATACAGATGTGGTTTTTGACTATAATGAAACAACGCCCGTTCCTCCTAACCCGGCTCTTTTGGCTTCCGATAGAGATGCTATATACAGTAATTATGTAAATACGAAAGCATTCGCTGATGTTGACGGGGATAACAAAGCAGATTTTATTCGATTTCTGAATGGGACAATTTATGTTTCTTATTCGCGAAGTAAAAATAATGCTTTATTCTATTCAAATGGAGGTGATTCCAGTTTTTCAGCTTCGTCTTTTTCGTTGGCTTACGATACAAATCAAGATGGTCGAGCGGATTTTGTTGGGTTTCGATCTTCAAAAAAGGATTTAGTTGTTCCCACGTTAGTTAATAATCTTCCGTCTTTTGAACGTAATTCCACTGCACATGCTAATTTTGTGAATATTGATTACGTTGAAACTGCATTCTCAAGGAAAATTTCACATGGTTTGTTAACGGACATTTTAGGCACTCAAGAAAAAGGAATTCAGATTTCGTATGCAAATACTTATGATTTTTCTAATTCGAGTGTTGCGAATGCGATTAACTTTAATTCCTTTGGTACCTTTATTAGACCGAATATCACGCCTTATTCCGTAGCTACAAATGTCTATTCTCAAGTTGCGAACGGATACGGGGAGGCAGAATCCTATATCTTCGAGAATGGAAGAATGTATGTCCAGGATCAAGACAATCAATCAATGTTAGGATTTGCTAAGGTTACCTCTGCAAATAGCAGAACAGGGGAGAAACAAATTTCGCTTTATCAAGGAGCGAATCTATACTTCGCCGGATTGGAAACTAAAAGAGATAATTATTTAAATAATCTTTTGATGAACTCTTCAATTTATTCATTTACCTCTTTAGCCAGTCCTTTCGGGACAACAAATGTTCGTAAGACACAGAGTTTGGAAACGAAATATCAGGATGGTGTTATCCAAATGAGTTCTCAAACGGATTTTACTTACGATTCATATAATAATGTTTTGTCGAAAGTGACTCAAATCGATTCGGATCCAAGTTTAACTTTGCGTGAGAATACAAGTTACAATGTATCCTTGGCAGACTGGGTTTTAGGAGAAGTGACGCAAATTCAAAAGTTTCAAGGTGGGAATTTAAGTTCACAAATCGAATTTTTATATTCGAATCATTTACCCACGGATCGAAAGACATTAATAAAATCTGCGACTACTCAATATTCCATTCAATCGTATCTTACTTACGATGGTTTTGGAAATCCAACCTCCATGCAAGATCCGAATGGAACGATTTACACAATTGAATATGACTTAATAACGCATAATTATCCTATTAAGATAACAAGTTCCTTAGGATTTGAGATCAGAAAAACCTATGATTATGTTTTTGGGAAAAACCTTCTGATTACGGATGCAAATAGCAATACCTCTGAGAAAAGCTACGACTTTTATGGAAGGGACATTGGATTAAAGTATCCAGGCGAATCGGATTGGTCTGAAATTACGGAATACATTCAGACAGGAAATCCTTCCGGAGAAAAAGTAAAGAGAACGATTCAAGATCCGAAGACGGGAATTTCTTGGACTTTGGAGACGCATGATCCGTATGGTAGAACCATTAAAACAGAACGATTAATCACGGATGCCGTGGTATTCACTCAGGATACTTTATATAACTCTAATGGTACCGTTAGTAGTAAAACTGAGCCATATCTTGGAACAGTTCCATTCTTAACTACAAATCTTACTTACGACTTGGAGAATAAAGTCGTTAGAACCTCAGATACCTCTGGAAAGGTGAGCGATATTAGTTATTCAGGATTCATAATAACAACGCTTACAAGTATCAATGGAACACAAATTGAAACGCAATCGGAAGTTAAGAATCAGCTGAATCAGCTTGTTTCTAAAGTTAGGAATGGAAAATCGATTGGATACGCGTACAATGCTCAAGGAAAGATAAGCCGAATTACTGATCCTGAAGGAAAAAATGTAACGATATCTTATGATCTTTTAGGTAATAAGTTAGCCCAAACAACACCTGATACTGGAACAACTACGTTTATAAATTCACGCAGTGGAAAAACAATAGAGCAAAGAGACGCGAATGGATCATATTCTACCTTTTTGTATGATTCTTTAGATCGGCTTACGAGAATTACCGGAACGCATTCCAATGGAAGCACCCAATCCATTCAACTTAACTACGACGAACCAACCTCAATAAATGGAAAAGGGAAGCTAACGTCCGTTATTGATACAATTGGAAGAACAGAATTTGATTACGATTCTCGCGGCAATCAAACAAAAATTAAGAAATATTTGAACCAAGAAGACTTAACTTTAATATTTCTAAAAGAATATGATTTTGGTAATCGACCGACTTCTATTACCTATCCGGACGGAACCGCAATTCACAACCAATATACCGTCGGAGGTTATTTAACTTCGGTAACTATGGATACTGCCGACGGAAGTAGTGCTGGACATTCTGTCGTTAATTATGCAGGTCCGTTAATGGAGAACGGAAAATTCAAAGTCGTCAGAAGTGTTGGAAACGGAGTTCAAACAAATATCTACTTTGATCCAGTTTTGAGAAGGCCGACGGAAATCGTAAGCGGTTTAGATGCTGATATTTATGAAAGCCTTAAATACGAATATGACTTAGCTGGGAACATTATTAAAATCGAAGATTTGAGAAATCCTGGTCGAACACAAAATTTCCAATATGATCAGTATAACAGAGTAACTAATGCCAGTGGTAAATATGGAAGCGAAGATTATCAATATTCGGATGCTGGTAACTTAATTAAGAAGGGTGCGAGCACTTATTCTTACAACGGAAGCAATGCTCACGCCGTTACTCAAATTGTTTCTGCACAGGGAACTCAAAATTATGCTTATGATAGTTCTGGTTTGATGACGAATCGAGACGGGGATACCTTAGAATACGATCCTATGGGCAAGCTTCAACGGATTTTAACTAAGGATGGCGAGGCTATGACTTTCGCTTACGATTATAAAGGTTCTCGAATTCGTAAGAGCAAGCAGTCCGATGCTTCGAGTGTTGTAAGTATAGACGGTTTATATGAAATTAGTCTTCGTCCAGGCTTTACTCCAATCCATACGGTTTATATTAAAGGTTTGGAAGATGAAATTGTTTCCCAGGTAAGTCTTCAAAATGTGAGTCTATTGACAGATGCTAATTTATTTAAGAAAGACACGGAGATCGCATCTATAATTTTCAGTCCGAAAGAATCACTTTGCAAAGGTATCTCAATCGATTGTTTTCAATACTACAAGAACAGATTTACAAATAAAGAAAACCATCCTGCCGCTATTAGTTGGATATTTGATATTCGAGACGGAAGAGTCGGAAACCATTTTCGTTTAGGAATCATGTCCTTATTTGGGATTTTCGTAATTGGCTTTGTCGGAATGGTGTTTTACGGAACTCCGAAGTTTGGAAACTTAAAACCAACGCAAGCAGGTGTAACGCCTATATTGATTCTTAGTGTTTTTATGAGTTTTAATTTCTTTTCTTGTGGACTATTACCGGGAACAGGTTCTAAAAATGGAGATCCGCCTTGGGTAGTTTTACCGTCTACAATTCCAGTTGACACTCCGTCAGTTGCGAATTCCGGAACAGGTGGTTCAGGGTCGAATCCCGGTGGGAATCCAGTTCCTGGGATGATTTTCTTTCATCCAAATCATCTTGGATCGATTACGATGGCTACGAACGGGGCGGGGAAACCTATTTCAGGCGGATCGGCAGCCGGAACGAGCTACGTTTCTTATAAGCCCTACGGAGATATATTAAGAACTGATTCCTATGGTCCAGATGTATTCCGATACAAATATGCGGGACAAGAAGAGGACAAAGAAACGGGTTTACTCTTTTACAAATCGAGATACTATGATCCGAGCTTGGGTCGTTTCTTACAATCTGATTCAGTAATTAATCCGAAGTCTATTTCAGGGAACAATCTCTTTATGTATGTTGATGGTAATCCACTGCAATACAATGATCCCACAGGTAACAATGCCTGGATTCATATGCTAAACCGAATTATTGGACATATGATTGGTAAACACTTCGGAGACAGGGGCATTGCAAGTCGATTTTTTAGAGGAAGTGATATTGGTCGGGCCATTACTTCGGCTTATGGAAGATTAAGACATTTTAACGCATCCAGTTGGTTTAATAAAGAATTGAGTCAGGTTAAGCAATTCATCAATAACCCTGGTTATGCTTTGAGCCATAGCGATGTTTATGGAAAATTCATGTCTGAAACATATTATCACGGGATATTGAATTTTGCTAAAGATCCTGCATATGCTTTGCAGCATAGCGATTTTGGGCGAGCTTTGCATAGTGCATGGAATATTTATCGAGATTTTGGTGATGACGTTGTGAGATTTTACAAAGAAGATATTTTCACTGTAAGAATCTACACTCATTCAGGCTACTTGCTTTCAAGGTCAGATATTGGAACATCAATTGGCTCGACCTCGAAACAATGGGATATAGCGATTAAAGGCATTTTAGGAATCGTTGGTCTTGCACTATTGGCGGAAGTAGCGGGGATGGCAGCTGTATTGACAATCGAGCAAGAGACGTTTGCTTTTGCGGCAGGTGAAATATATACTTCTATCCAAGCTTATTGTAGTGATAAAGAAAATATGTTTCTTTGCCGAGGATTTTGA
- a CDS encoding LA_3334 family protein: protein MLQSIRNQKSTLFALTLSLSSFSSIFSAEIVFKDGSAFVGKIQEESDIRIKLLWKEKSYEIPRKDIASVDPTKNGSDTSYHYTSFQLKDGSTLKGIVAEDSDKELMIKTDLGFIHLDKNKIRASDAPESLNPILNPKYLNTGDKNWNHKIGFSLQALANGSPLGATNPATFGGAVYLEPAFFEFWKWRPGFRLEYQVSNSNASNYSFLNQFFYFNRSFRFGESLLWDFYSNIGVGSSTVQYSGNSQRLSGTNPALYFEVGWQGLQVRSVVFRTGIRSTCIFEPNGQVCNVGLELGALLIL, encoded by the coding sequence ATGCTCCAAAGTATCCGAAATCAAAAATCAACGTTATTTGCTCTTACACTAAGCCTTAGTTCTTTCTCTTCGATCTTTTCGGCTGAGATTGTCTTCAAAGACGGCTCGGCCTTTGTCGGAAAAATCCAAGAAGAGTCCGATATTCGAATCAAGCTTCTCTGGAAAGAAAAGAGTTACGAAATTCCGAGAAAAGACATTGCCTCCGTTGATCCAACGAAGAACGGCTCAGATACTTCCTATCATTACACTTCTTTCCAATTAAAGGATGGAAGCACTCTCAAAGGAATCGTTGCTGAAGATTCTGATAAAGAATTGATGATCAAAACGGATCTCGGTTTTATTCATTTGGATAAAAATAAGATTCGCGCTTCAGATGCTCCCGAATCCCTCAATCCGATTTTAAATCCGAAATATTTAAACACCGGAGACAAAAATTGGAATCACAAGATTGGATTCTCTTTGCAAGCTTTAGCGAACGGTTCCCCACTTGGAGCGACTAACCCTGCAACCTTCGGAGGAGCGGTTTATTTAGAACCGGCTTTCTTTGAATTCTGGAAATGGAGACCTGGTTTCCGATTGGAATACCAAGTCTCTAATTCGAACGCATCCAATTATTCTTTCCTCAATCAGTTCTTTTACTTCAACCGCTCCTTTCGATTTGGAGAAAGTTTACTCTGGGATTTTTATTCTAACATCGGAGTCGGTTCTTCTACAGTTCAATACTCTGGAAATAGTCAAAGACTTTCGGGGACAAATCCTGCTCTCTATTTTGAAGTGGGATGGCAGGGGCTTCAAGTTCGATCGGTTGTTTTTCGTACGGGAATCAGATCTACATGTATCTTCGAACCAAACGGTCAGGTTTGCAATGTAGGGCTTGAGTTAGGGGCGTTACTAATTTTATAA